The following coding sequences are from one Pyxidicoccus xibeiensis window:
- a CDS encoding tetratricopeptide repeat protein, which translates to MSTRSRKATPTAGFTLPAALRKSLLPACLAALGVAAWDDVPLPAAWRPWVAVAQQHVRPETAPVEAGTPAAAPALAEALPPEPHEPREVTASEAPSDAVLAVAHTHGRRVDHLARARTLRELGDLSGALTECRRALHDDPTDTDALTLAARLARLTGQTEVAVLAYERLGRLHSEETGALVQQARLLVSLGRHAEAVRVGEEALLRNPEDAEVYQVLGRAHLSAGELSAAILRFQQAVHLDPEHGHALNNLGFAYLRAGEDRKAVDVLTQAASLLPHVAYVHNNLGVACERLGRLEEARAAYAAATRLSPRYVQARLNEDRVNRLARADVPLPGARAGGPPGSDFGAPGEPLVPSTP; encoded by the coding sequence ATGAGCACGAGGTCGAGGAAGGCCACTCCCACCGCCGGTTTCACCCTGCCCGCCGCGCTGAGGAAGTCGCTGCTGCCCGCCTGCCTCGCCGCGCTCGGCGTCGCCGCCTGGGACGACGTGCCCCTGCCCGCGGCGTGGCGCCCGTGGGTGGCCGTGGCCCAGCAACACGTGCGGCCGGAGACGGCGCCCGTCGAAGCCGGTACGCCAGCCGCCGCTCCGGCCCTGGCGGAAGCGCTGCCCCCAGAGCCCCACGAGCCGCGCGAGGTGACGGCCTCGGAAGCGCCGTCGGACGCGGTGCTCGCCGTGGCGCACACGCACGGCCGGCGCGTGGACCACCTGGCCCGGGCGCGCACCCTGCGCGAGCTGGGGGACCTGTCCGGTGCCCTCACCGAGTGCCGCCGCGCCCTCCATGACGACCCGACCGACACGGACGCCCTGACGCTGGCCGCGCGGCTCGCCCGCCTCACCGGGCAGACGGAGGTGGCGGTGCTGGCGTACGAGCGGCTGGGCCGACTGCACTCCGAGGAGACTGGCGCGCTGGTGCAGCAGGCGCGGCTGCTGGTGTCCCTGGGCCGCCATGCGGAGGCTGTGCGCGTGGGAGAGGAGGCGCTGCTGAGGAACCCGGAGGACGCGGAGGTGTACCAGGTGCTCGGCCGCGCGCACCTGAGCGCGGGGGAGCTGTCCGCTGCCATCCTCCGCTTCCAGCAGGCCGTCCACCTGGACCCGGAGCATGGCCATGCGCTCAACAACCTGGGCTTCGCGTACCTGCGCGCGGGCGAGGACCGGAAGGCCGTGGACGTGCTCACCCAGGCGGCCTCCCTGCTCCCCCACGTGGCCTACGTGCACAACAACCTCGGGGTGGCCTGCGAGCGGCTGGGCCGGCTGGAGGAGGCCCGCGCCGCCTACGCGGCCGCCACCCGCCTGTCCCCGCGCTACGTCCAGGCCCGCCTTAACGAGGACCGGGTGAATCGGCTGGCCCGGGCGGACGTCCCCCTGCCCGGGGCCCGGGCGGGTGGGCCCCCGGGCTCCGACTTCGGGGCGCCGGGGGAGCCGCTCGTGCCCTCCACGCCATAG
- the xth gene encoding exodeoxyribonuclease III gives MKIVTWNVNSVRARQERVLDWLRTTQPDIVCLQELKCTDADFPTDAVREVGYHAAVHGQKTYNGVAILAKEEPQDVVRGLSDGVDDSHARLIAATVHGIRVVSAYAPNGQSVDSEQYHYKLQWYERLRRYLDTRHKPGEPLVLGGDWNVAPTDLDVYDPKEWEGQTLCTPRERDALERLRAFGLKDGFRALYPDVQKFSWWDYRMLAFPKNRGLRIDHLYVTEPLAARLKGSDVDREARKGKQPSDHAPVWIELRE, from the coding sequence ATGAAGATCGTCACCTGGAACGTGAACTCGGTGCGGGCCCGGCAGGAGCGGGTGCTCGACTGGTTGAGGACCACGCAGCCGGACATCGTCTGTCTGCAGGAGCTCAAGTGCACGGACGCCGACTTCCCCACCGACGCAGTGCGCGAGGTGGGCTACCACGCGGCCGTCCATGGGCAGAAGACCTACAACGGCGTCGCCATCCTCGCGAAGGAGGAGCCCCAGGACGTGGTGAGGGGCCTGTCGGACGGCGTGGACGACTCGCACGCGCGCCTCATCGCCGCCACGGTGCACGGCATCCGCGTGGTGAGCGCCTATGCGCCCAACGGGCAGTCCGTGGACTCCGAGCAGTACCACTACAAGCTCCAGTGGTACGAGCGCCTGCGCCGCTACCTGGACACCCGCCACAAGCCCGGCGAGCCGCTGGTCCTCGGTGGTGACTGGAACGTGGCGCCCACCGACCTGGACGTCTACGACCCGAAGGAGTGGGAAGGCCAGACGCTCTGCACGCCGCGGGAGCGGGACGCGCTCGAGCGCCTGCGCGCCTTCGGGCTGAAGGATGGCTTCCGCGCGCTCTACCCGGACGTGCAGAAGTTCTCCTGGTGGGACTACCGCATGCTGGCCTTCCCGAAGAACCGGGGCCTGCGCATCGACCACCTCTACGTGACGGAGCCCCTGGCCGCCCGCCTGAAGGGCTCGGACGTGGACCGCGAGGCGCGCAAGGGGAAGCAGCCCTCCGACCACGCTCCCGTGTGGATAGAGCTGCGCGAATGA
- a CDS encoding threonine synthase codes for MALIRLDCTKCDVTYAPGRVLNLCGTCGAPLFARYDLERAARTLRPEALPTRERSMWRYHEVMPVEDPAHRLSLGEGFTPLLPAPRLGARLGMKRVWVKDEGGNPTGSFKARGLSAAVSMAKALGAKAVCLPSAGNAGSALAAYAARGGLEAHVFVPKDIASLFLMETRAYGAHVETVDGLITDAGRICAGLAKEHGWYECATLKEPYRVEGKKTMGYELAEQLGWTLPDVILYPTGGGTGLIGMWKAFEEMETMGLIGSKRPRMVAVQAEGCAPIVKAHEEGRPDAPMWQGATTHAHGLRVPKALGDFLILRAVKESRGTAVAVTEAEIIQGVKDASAAEGLFVAPEGGACVAALRKLQTAGQVTPDESVVVFNTGTGFKYVENMAPLW; via the coding sequence ATGGCCTTGATTCGTTTGGACTGCACGAAGTGCGATGTGACTTATGCGCCGGGCAGAGTCCTGAACCTGTGCGGCACCTGTGGTGCGCCGCTGTTCGCGAGGTACGACCTGGAGCGCGCGGCGCGGACGCTGCGGCCGGAGGCGCTGCCCACGCGGGAGCGCTCCATGTGGCGCTACCACGAGGTGATGCCGGTGGAGGACCCGGCGCACCGGCTGAGCCTGGGGGAGGGCTTCACGCCGTTGCTACCGGCGCCGCGGCTGGGTGCGCGGCTGGGCATGAAGCGGGTGTGGGTGAAGGACGAGGGCGGCAACCCGACGGGCTCGTTCAAGGCGCGCGGGCTGTCCGCGGCGGTGTCCATGGCGAAGGCGCTGGGCGCGAAGGCGGTGTGCCTGCCGTCGGCGGGCAATGCGGGCAGCGCGCTGGCGGCCTACGCGGCGCGCGGCGGGCTGGAGGCGCACGTCTTCGTGCCCAAGGACATCGCCAGCCTGTTCCTCATGGAGACGCGCGCGTACGGCGCGCACGTGGAGACGGTGGACGGGCTGATTACGGACGCGGGCCGCATCTGCGCCGGGCTGGCGAAGGAGCACGGCTGGTACGAGTGCGCGACGCTGAAGGAGCCCTACCGCGTGGAGGGCAAGAAGACGATGGGCTACGAGCTGGCGGAGCAGCTCGGGTGGACGCTGCCGGACGTCATCCTCTACCCGACGGGGGGCGGCACCGGGCTCATCGGCATGTGGAAGGCGTTCGAGGAGATGGAGACCATGGGCCTCATCGGCTCGAAGCGGCCGCGCATGGTGGCGGTGCAGGCGGAGGGGTGCGCGCCCATCGTGAAGGCGCACGAGGAGGGCAGGCCGGACGCGCCGATGTGGCAGGGCGCGACGACGCACGCGCACGGCCTGCGGGTGCCCAAGGCGCTGGGTGACTTCCTCATCCTGCGAGCGGTGAAGGAGAGCCGGGGCACGGCGGTGGCCGTCACCGAGGCGGAGATCATCCAGGGCGTGAAGGACGCCTCCGCCGCGGAGGGCCTGTTCGTGGCGCCGGAGGGCGGCGCGTGCGTGGCGGCGCTGCGCAAGCTCCAGACGGCAGGGCAGGTGACGCCCGACGAGTCCGTGGTGGTGTTCAACACCGGCACGGGCTTCAAGTACGTGGAGAACATGGCCCCGCTGTGGTGA
- a CDS encoding alpha/beta hydrolase family protein, whose translation MRRITWLFVLLSAAVAGGVIRENSSHPGATFNVLPKEPGVYPVDTLGNPIDALTIGQSLHVGVVGLKPNTVYEFRMGVDVSEMPDLRTAVSFGRARTNARGTIEPHILWYQSGVVGCNDRPKFREAPFRFRDFDQANEFLEGRTLTVTVHPVAEDPKGTIPPMKLPVGAAEGGFRLPMKRVPDAPLVFASNSAGCLLNAGETGTDEMYVSGRGFLPGEALEVAVVSNQRAWREGDTLTDVTGENFAQATERVFVDSSGRFTVATWKSTLQRRGVYDIVVRRLQYEPPQGRLGRMDVVSYGIDTGYVLYLIYPIGGPTMDIAGRPVGGFPYFEFADAFADTADPVWGAVDPTYVPAGHPGGTWAAYYVVNHRTPLQWAANTTLVDVSGGIEIHPVKAGCINGTDTIIWNSPLNVGKYDVVVDFGSTVANTPSDYSTDGNYSSTLDFLDGSDQIGFEVGKDPYTMGTFPIGQDSYSADNYFPTMGAAANVDLRAVVRYPATVAGVGTPVAAGTHPIFIMQHGNHRICYNAGQNHATCTSRVPNHQGYMRLLDNLASHGIIAVSIDAYDLSGPVPQWIPERGTLILKHLELWSHLNNAATFPSYPNYFAGRFAGKVDMTKIHVSGHSRGGEASVSAYMLNTTFNIGSVSSIAPVDGQSYVLPAAVPYFVILPSADGDVSNLAGARIYDRALGTKSSIDVYGASHNYFNTVWATDGDDSPSTRQDFITAANQQRIGEAWLAAFARLHLKGEAVYGDMFRGRLVFPSFAGFKIYPTHHENSHIRLSSGSAADFVGGGAITLANATNPAPHQTAAMRVGWTAGTATATHTVPLAKRDTTGHEVVAFRVAQTTSASNPATGTQDFRIELVGGGITRGTTVAKFDTIPKPYPHPYGFFHTVMTSVRVPLHTFIMNNSGLPLNNVDTVRFLFTSPTSGDIYVDDVEFSR comes from the coding sequence GTGAGACGTATCACATGGCTCTTTGTCCTGCTGTCCGCGGCTGTCGCCGGTGGCGTCATCCGCGAGAACAGCAGTCACCCAGGAGCGACTTTCAACGTGCTCCCGAAGGAACCGGGTGTCTACCCCGTCGATACGCTTGGAAACCCCATCGACGCGCTGACCATCGGCCAGTCCCTGCACGTGGGCGTGGTGGGGCTGAAGCCGAACACCGTCTATGAGTTCCGCATGGGCGTGGACGTATCGGAGATGCCGGACCTGCGCACCGCGGTGTCCTTCGGCCGCGCGAGGACGAACGCTCGCGGCACCATCGAACCGCACATCCTCTGGTACCAGTCCGGCGTCGTGGGCTGCAACGACCGGCCGAAGTTCCGCGAGGCGCCGTTCCGCTTCCGTGACTTCGACCAGGCCAACGAGTTCCTCGAAGGACGCACGCTCACCGTCACCGTCCACCCGGTGGCGGAGGACCCGAAGGGCACCATCCCGCCGATGAAGCTGCCGGTGGGCGCGGCCGAGGGCGGCTTCCGCCTCCCCATGAAGCGCGTCCCGGACGCGCCGCTGGTCTTCGCGTCCAACAGCGCCGGCTGCCTGCTCAACGCGGGCGAGACGGGCACCGACGAGATGTACGTCTCCGGCCGTGGCTTCCTGCCCGGTGAGGCCCTGGAGGTGGCGGTGGTGTCCAACCAGCGTGCCTGGCGCGAGGGCGACACCCTCACCGACGTCACCGGCGAGAACTTCGCCCAGGCCACCGAGCGCGTCTTCGTCGACAGCAGCGGCCGCTTCACGGTGGCCACCTGGAAGTCGACGCTCCAGCGCCGCGGCGTCTACGACATCGTCGTGCGCCGGCTCCAGTACGAGCCGCCGCAGGGCCGGCTGGGCCGCATGGACGTGGTGTCCTACGGCATCGACACCGGCTACGTGCTGTACCTCATCTACCCCATCGGCGGTCCCACCATGGACATCGCCGGCCGCCCCGTCGGCGGCTTCCCGTACTTCGAGTTCGCCGACGCGTTCGCCGACACCGCCGACCCCGTCTGGGGCGCGGTAGACCCGACCTACGTCCCCGCGGGCCACCCCGGCGGCACGTGGGCCGCGTACTACGTCGTCAACCACCGCACCCCGCTGCAGTGGGCCGCCAACACCACCCTGGTGGACGTGTCCGGCGGAATCGAAATCCATCCGGTGAAGGCCGGCTGCATCAACGGCACGGACACCATCATCTGGAACTCGCCGCTCAACGTGGGCAAGTACGACGTGGTGGTGGACTTCGGCTCCACGGTGGCCAACACCCCATCGGACTACTCCACGGACGGCAACTACAGCAGCACGCTCGACTTCCTGGACGGCTCGGATCAGATCGGCTTCGAGGTGGGCAAGGACCCGTACACCATGGGCACCTTCCCCATCGGCCAGGACAGCTACAGCGCCGACAACTACTTCCCGACGATGGGCGCCGCGGCCAACGTGGACCTGCGCGCGGTGGTCCGCTACCCGGCGACGGTGGCGGGCGTCGGCACGCCGGTGGCGGCGGGCACGCACCCCATCTTCATCATGCAGCATGGCAACCACCGCATCTGCTACAACGCCGGGCAGAACCACGCCACGTGCACCAGCCGCGTGCCCAACCACCAGGGCTACATGCGGCTGCTCGACAACCTGGCGAGCCACGGCATCATCGCGGTCTCCATCGACGCGTACGACTTGTCGGGCCCGGTGCCGCAGTGGATTCCCGAGCGCGGCACGCTCATCCTCAAGCACCTGGAGCTGTGGTCGCACCTGAACAACGCGGCCACCTTCCCCTCGTACCCGAACTACTTCGCGGGCCGCTTCGCCGGGAAGGTGGACATGACGAAGATCCACGTGTCCGGGCACTCGCGCGGCGGTGAGGCGTCCGTCTCGGCGTACATGCTCAACACGACGTTCAACATCGGCTCGGTGTCGTCCATCGCCCCGGTGGACGGGCAGAGCTACGTGCTGCCGGCCGCAGTGCCCTACTTCGTCATCCTGCCCTCGGCGGACGGCGACGTGTCCAACCTGGCCGGCGCGCGCATCTACGACCGGGCCCTGGGCACGAAGTCGAGCATCGACGTCTACGGTGCCAGCCACAACTACTTCAACACCGTGTGGGCCACGGACGGGGACGACTCACCGTCCACCCGCCAGGACTTCATCACCGCCGCCAACCAGCAGCGCATCGGCGAGGCATGGCTGGCGGCCTTCGCCCGGCTGCACCTGAAGGGCGAGGCGGTGTACGGCGACATGTTCCGCGGCCGCCTGGTGTTCCCGTCGTTCGCCGGGTTCAAGATCTACCCGACGCACCACGAGAACTCGCACATCCGGCTGTCGAGCGGCAGCGCGGCGGACTTCGTCGGCGGGGGTGCCATCACCCTGGCCAACGCGACGAACCCGGCGCCCCACCAGACGGCGGCCATGCGCGTCGGCTGGACGGCGGGCACGGCCACGGCGACGCACACGGTGCCGCTGGCCAAGCGCGACACCACGGGCCACGAGGTGGTCGCCTTCCGCGTGGCGCAGACCACGTCGGCGTCCAACCCGGCCACCGGCACGCAGGACTTCCGCATCGAGCTGGTGGGCGGGGGCATCACCCGCGGCACCACCGTGGCGAAGTTCGACACCATCCCCAAGCCGTATCCGCACCCCTACGGCTTCTTCCACACGGTGATGACGTCCGTGCGCGTGCCGCTGCATACCTTCATCATGAACAACTCGGGCCTGCCGCTGAACAACGTGGACACCGTGCGGTTCCTCTTCACCAGCCCTACCTCTGGAGACATCTATGTCGACGACGTCGAGTTCTCGCGCTAG
- a CDS encoding penicillin-binding protein 1A, which yields MTSAPVMPPPSDSSTPTPGATPPPARPGFGARLWRWTKRLLITGAVGLVLALLAIVGGYFYYSQDLPSVEALRNYQPPQVTKVTCADGSLCAEFAVERRTLVRVEDLPPHVRNAFLAAEDADFYKHEGLDPFGMARAAVKNLIPGSRKSGASTITQQVVKNLLLTPERSFTRKAREWILTPRVEQAFTKDQILSLYINQSYYGQRRYGLEEAALFYFGKHAKDLSVGEAAVLAGTVQIPHRINPVTNMTRAKSRQRYVLGQMARHGFVPSHLTEAELDKPIVLAPRKEKQVGLFYAEEIRRTLIERYGEQAVMQGGLRVDIAMVPKLQAAAEQAVREGLEAVDRRQGYRGPRGTLGDAQWTRFRGLIATRIEEAGRRQKDQGYVADLAPLAQAEKEEAKPEQKPRAAELEEDGAEELRPELTPEGEAPPSQEEVLARSVLLKPLEEGLRLTGYVTEVDEKRNVARVDLVGRVAEVPFSTAAWARQQKKGTPKKISDVFEKGQLVYVRVLKAPPAPAFVEAALDQVPVVQGGLVVINPENRNVVALVGGYDAERSSFNRATQAKRQPGSSFKPFLYAAAMGSGRYTPLSKVNDAPEAIRDTYTGKTWKPQNYDRQFEGPMTLREALTKSKNTVSVRLIESLTPASVIDFARRAGIHSAMPENLTLALGTGEVTMLEAVNAYATLQANGRYAEPLLLLRVRDVRGKLLEEHQPAFEETLPPPVAYLTTSLMRSVVEEGTAKAVRELNRPAAGKTGTTQNSMDTWFSGYTADWVASAWVGFDDNSPLGGSETGGRAALPIWLQFMRVAHEGLPSREFEVPPGVVQVRIDPVSGLLAGASVPGRLEPFLEGTQPTAEAPPPGQVTAEDFFLDNGTRKGL from the coding sequence ATGACCTCGGCTCCCGTGATGCCCCCTCCGTCCGATTCCTCCACGCCCACCCCGGGGGCGACTCCGCCTCCCGCGCGCCCCGGCTTCGGTGCCCGGCTGTGGCGCTGGACGAAGCGGCTGCTCATCACCGGCGCGGTGGGCCTGGTGCTCGCGCTCCTCGCCATCGTGGGCGGCTACTTCTATTACAGCCAGGACCTGCCGTCGGTGGAGGCGCTGCGCAACTACCAGCCGCCGCAGGTCACCAAGGTGACGTGCGCGGATGGCAGCCTCTGCGCCGAGTTCGCCGTGGAGCGGCGCACCCTGGTGCGGGTGGAGGACCTGCCGCCCCACGTGCGCAACGCCTTCCTCGCCGCCGAGGACGCGGACTTCTACAAGCACGAGGGGCTGGACCCGTTCGGCATGGCCCGCGCGGCCGTGAAGAACCTCATCCCGGGCAGCCGCAAGTCCGGCGCGTCCACGATTACGCAGCAGGTGGTCAAGAACCTGCTGCTCACGCCCGAGCGCAGCTTCACGCGCAAGGCCCGCGAGTGGATCCTCACCCCGCGTGTGGAGCAGGCGTTCACCAAGGACCAGATTCTCTCGCTCTACATCAACCAGTCCTACTACGGGCAGCGCCGCTACGGCCTGGAGGAGGCCGCGCTCTTCTACTTCGGCAAGCACGCGAAGGACCTGAGCGTGGGCGAGGCGGCGGTGCTCGCGGGCACCGTGCAGATTCCCCACCGCATCAACCCGGTGACGAACATGACGCGGGCGAAGTCGCGCCAGCGCTACGTGCTGGGGCAGATGGCGCGGCACGGCTTCGTGCCCAGCCACCTCACCGAGGCGGAGCTGGACAAGCCCATCGTCCTGGCGCCGCGCAAGGAGAAGCAGGTGGGGCTGTTCTACGCGGAGGAGATTCGCCGCACCCTCATCGAGCGCTACGGTGAGCAGGCGGTGATGCAGGGCGGCCTGCGCGTGGACATCGCCATGGTGCCGAAGCTGCAGGCCGCGGCGGAGCAGGCGGTGCGCGAGGGCCTGGAGGCGGTGGACCGGCGCCAGGGCTACCGCGGCCCCCGGGGCACGCTGGGAGACGCGCAGTGGACGCGCTTCCGCGGGCTCATCGCCACGCGCATCGAGGAGGCCGGGCGCCGGCAGAAGGACCAGGGCTACGTGGCGGACCTGGCGCCGCTGGCCCAGGCGGAGAAGGAAGAGGCGAAGCCCGAGCAGAAGCCGCGCGCGGCGGAGCTGGAGGAGGACGGCGCCGAGGAGCTGCGGCCGGAGCTGACGCCCGAGGGGGAGGCCCCCCCGTCCCAGGAAGAGGTGCTGGCGCGCTCCGTGCTGCTGAAGCCGCTGGAGGAGGGGCTGCGCCTCACCGGCTACGTCACCGAGGTGGACGAGAAGCGCAACGTGGCGCGCGTGGACCTGGTGGGCCGCGTCGCCGAGGTGCCCTTCTCCACCGCGGCGTGGGCGCGCCAGCAGAAGAAGGGGACGCCGAAGAAGATTTCGGACGTCTTCGAGAAGGGGCAGCTCGTCTACGTGCGCGTGCTGAAGGCGCCGCCCGCGCCGGCCTTCGTGGAGGCCGCGCTGGACCAGGTGCCGGTGGTACAGGGCGGCCTGGTGGTCATCAACCCGGAGAACCGCAACGTGGTGGCGCTGGTGGGCGGCTATGACGCGGAGCGCTCGTCGTTCAACCGGGCCACGCAGGCCAAGCGGCAGCCGGGCTCGTCCTTCAAGCCCTTCCTCTACGCGGCGGCCATGGGCAGCGGGCGCTACACGCCGCTGTCCAAGGTGAACGACGCGCCCGAGGCCATCCGCGACACGTACACGGGCAAGACGTGGAAGCCGCAGAACTACGACCGCCAGTTCGAGGGGCCGATGACGCTGCGCGAGGCGCTCACCAAGTCGAAGAACACGGTGTCCGTGCGGCTCATCGAGTCGCTCACGCCGGCGAGCGTCATCGACTTCGCGCGCCGCGCCGGCATCCACTCGGCCATGCCGGAGAACCTGACGCTGGCGCTGGGCACCGGCGAGGTGACGATGCTGGAGGCCGTCAACGCGTACGCGACGCTCCAGGCCAACGGCCGCTACGCGGAGCCGCTGCTGCTGCTGCGCGTGCGCGACGTGCGCGGCAAGCTGCTGGAAGAGCACCAGCCCGCCTTCGAGGAGACGCTGCCCCCGCCGGTGGCCTACCTCACCACGTCGCTGATGCGCAGCGTGGTGGAGGAGGGCACGGCCAAGGCGGTGCGCGAGCTGAACCGGCCCGCCGCCGGCAAGACGGGCACCACGCAGAACTCCATGGACACGTGGTTCTCCGGCTACACGGCGGACTGGGTGGCCAGCGCGTGGGTGGGCTTCGACGACAACTCGCCGCTGGGGGGCAGCGAGACGGGTGGCCGCGCCGCGCTGCCCATCTGGCTCCAGTTCATGCGCGTGGCGCACGAGGGCCTGCCCTCGCGCGAGTTCGAGGTGCCGCCCGGCGTCGTCCAGGTGCGCATCGACCCGGTCAGCGGGCTGCTGGCCGGCGCCTCCGTGCCGGGGCGGCTGGAGCCGTTCCTCGAGGGCACCCAGCCCACCGCCGAGGCGCCTCCGCCGGGCCAGGTGACCGCCGAGGACTTCTTCCTCGACAACGGCACCAGGAAGGGTTTGTGA
- a CDS encoding sensor histidine kinase, translated as MRWDTSGDGSSVASSESFSGSELSSRPEPASQEGAGRDFADPVRGATATEFAAMLDGMSSGVVAVDRQWRLSFVNAWMERVLGRSREKLLGRDLWAEFPSLATSSFGAAYRRAMREGIEVIHEDFVPQSNAWFEGRACPSSTGLLIFIRDVTERRRVARELKEREDRLRFVLEAGGLGYWRHERATGRVELSEGARANFGLAPDANLSSFEALSALVHPDDRPAMTEAVERALTTSSDYSAEYRVLLPGGGVRQLVARGRKVYAPDGTLQGLAGISLDVTERTAVEQALRESEARFRNMADNAPVMLWMTDVSGACIWLNRQWHDFTGQTEAEGRGLGWLDAVHPDDRGRAGDAFLSSHGSQAPFRVEYRIRSRDGEYRWAIDSASPRLGASGEFLGYIGSVIDIHDLKRGEERLAFVSEASRILSESLDYEATLARATQLAVPTLGDWCMLDMLQEGGGIKRVKVSCSSISGLETLVTDTVRFPPLLEGHPWHSPSQALREGRAILVEDAGDAYKEKAAFGPEHLAHMKAIGFQSVMAVPLVARGRTLGVITFLAIGPGRRFTQADLETAEDLARRAALAVDNGRLYREAQRAVRVREEFLQVASHELKTPLTPLSLKLQMLARMVGAFPQERFPRLASDVEMMRQQVQRLSSLMDELLDISRITSGRFSLTLEFMDLAVLVRDTAARFEPEVLRQGGRLDVETPDAVEGIWDRQRLEQVLTNLLSNALKYGGGKPVHVRLSRDGERARLVVRDEGIGIAPESLPRIFEKFERAVSDKHYGGLGLGLYITRQIVQALGGTIHAQSEPARGSTFVVELPLIPPTAS; from the coding sequence ATGCGCTGGGACACCAGCGGAGACGGGAGCAGCGTGGCTTCGAGTGAGTCTTTCAGCGGTTCCGAGCTGTCGTCCCGGCCCGAGCCTGCCAGCCAGGAGGGCGCGGGTCGGGACTTCGCGGACCCGGTGCGGGGGGCCACCGCCACCGAGTTCGCGGCGATGCTGGATGGCATGAGCAGCGGCGTGGTGGCGGTGGACCGCCAGTGGCGCCTCTCCTTCGTCAACGCCTGGATGGAGCGCGTCCTCGGCCGCTCCCGCGAGAAGCTGCTGGGCCGGGACCTCTGGGCGGAGTTCCCCTCGCTCGCGACGAGCTCCTTCGGGGCCGCCTACCGCCGCGCGATGCGCGAGGGCATCGAGGTCATCCACGAGGACTTCGTCCCGCAGTCCAATGCCTGGTTCGAGGGGCGTGCCTGTCCATCGTCCACCGGCCTGCTCATCTTCATCCGCGACGTGACGGAGCGGCGGCGCGTCGCGCGGGAGCTGAAGGAGCGGGAGGACCGGCTGCGCTTCGTCCTGGAGGCGGGCGGGCTGGGCTACTGGCGGCATGAGCGGGCCACCGGGAGGGTGGAGCTGTCCGAGGGCGCCAGGGCCAACTTCGGCCTGGCACCGGACGCAAACCTGTCCTCCTTCGAAGCGCTGAGCGCGCTCGTCCACCCGGACGACCGCCCCGCGATGACGGAGGCCGTGGAGCGGGCCCTCACCACCTCCTCGGACTACTCGGCCGAGTACCGTGTCCTCCTACCGGGAGGCGGGGTGCGCCAGCTGGTGGCCCGCGGGCGCAAGGTGTACGCGCCGGATGGCACGCTCCAGGGGCTGGCTGGCATCAGCCTCGACGTGACGGAGCGCACGGCGGTGGAGCAGGCCCTGCGCGAGAGCGAGGCGCGCTTCCGCAACATGGCGGACAACGCCCCCGTCATGCTGTGGATGACCGACGTGTCGGGGGCCTGCATCTGGCTCAACCGCCAGTGGCACGACTTCACGGGGCAGACGGAGGCAGAGGGCAGGGGCCTGGGATGGCTGGACGCCGTCCACCCCGATGACCGCGGGCGGGCCGGCGACGCCTTCCTCTCGTCGCATGGCAGCCAGGCCCCGTTCCGCGTGGAGTACCGCATCCGCTCTCGCGACGGCGAGTACCGCTGGGCCATCGACTCCGCGAGCCCCCGGCTCGGGGCCTCCGGCGAGTTCCTGGGCTACATCGGCTCCGTCATCGACATCCACGACCTCAAGCGCGGCGAGGAGCGCCTGGCCTTCGTGTCCGAGGCGAGCCGCATCCTGTCCGAGTCGCTCGACTACGAGGCCACGCTGGCGCGCGCCACGCAGCTCGCCGTGCCCACCCTGGGGGACTGGTGCATGCTCGACATGCTCCAGGAGGGCGGGGGCATCAAGCGGGTGAAGGTGTCCTGCTCATCGATTTCCGGACTGGAGACCCTCGTCACGGACACGGTGCGCTTCCCGCCCCTGCTGGAAGGGCACCCCTGGCACTCACCCAGCCAGGCCCTGCGGGAAGGGCGGGCCATCCTCGTCGAGGACGCGGGCGACGCGTACAAGGAGAAGGCGGCCTTCGGTCCGGAGCACCTGGCGCACATGAAGGCCATCGGCTTCCAGTCGGTGATGGCCGTGCCGCTGGTGGCGCGCGGCCGGACGCTGGGCGTCATCACCTTCCTGGCCATTGGCCCCGGCCGGCGCTTCACCCAGGCCGACCTGGAGACGGCCGAGGACCTGGCCCGCCGCGCCGCCCTGGCCGTGGACAACGGGCGGCTCTACCGCGAGGCCCAGCGCGCCGTGCGCGTGCGCGAGGAGTTCCTCCAGGTGGCCAGCCACGAGCTGAAGACGCCCCTCACCCCGCTGTCCCTCAAGCTCCAGATGCTGGCCCGCATGGTGGGCGCCTTCCCCCAGGAGCGCTTCCCGCGCCTGGCGAGCGACGTGGAGATGATGCGGCAGCAGGTCCAGCGCCTGTCGTCGCTGATGGACGAGCTGCTGGACATCTCGCGCATCACCTCCGGCCGCTTCTCGCTCACCCTGGAGTTCATGGACCTGGCCGTCCTGGTGCGTGACACGGCCGCTCGCTTCGAGCCCGAGGTCCTCCGCCAGGGAGGCCGGCTCGACGTGGAGACCCCCGACGCCGTCGAGGGCATCTGGGACCGGCAGCGGCTGGAGCAGGTGCTGACGAACCTCCTGTCCAACGCCCTCAAGTATGGCGGGGGCAAGCCCGTCCACGTGCGGCTGTCGCGCGACGGGGAGCGGGCGCGGCTGGTGGTGCGCGACGAGGGCATCGGCATCGCCCCGGAGTCGCTGCCCCGCATCTTCGAGAAGTTCGAGCGCGCGGTGAGCGACAAGCACTACGGCGGGCTGGGGCTGGGGCTCTACATCACCCGGCAGATAGTCCAGGCCCTGGGCGGCACCATCCACGCGCAGAGCGAGCCGGCGCGGGGCTCCACCTTCGTGGTGGAGCTGCCCCTCATCCCGCCCACGGCCAGCTGA